From Vreelandella neptunia, the proteins below share one genomic window:
- the catC gene encoding muconolactone Delta-isomerase codes for MLFQVEMTVKLPPDMPAEQAAKIKATEKAYSQDLQRQGKWRHLWRVAGSYSNVSIFDVEDNAELQELVSNLPLFPYMEISVKPLCRHPSSVRDDDS; via the coding sequence ATGCTGTTTCAAGTTGAGATGACCGTTAAGTTGCCGCCCGACATGCCAGCCGAGCAGGCTGCCAAGATCAAGGCAACGGAAAAGGCGTATTCCCAAGACCTACAGCGTCAGGGTAAATGGCGCCATTTGTGGCGGGTAGCGGGTAGTTACTCAAACGTCAGTATTTTTGACGTGGAAGACAACGCTGAGCTGCAGGAACTCGTCAGTAACCTGCCGCTATTCCCTTATATGGAGATCAGTGTCAAACCGCTGTGCCGTCACCCCTCTTCAGTGCGCGACGATGACAGTTAA
- a CDS encoding muconate/chloromuconate family cycloisomerase has product MSTVIQHIETLLVDLPTIRPHKLSMTTMACQTMVIVRMRHSDGIEGLGEGTTIGGLAYGPESPESIKRNIDTYLAPLLVGQPSNNVHQLRARLNRHARGNMIAKSALETALLDAQGKRLGLSVAELLGGVRQDHLPVLWTLASGDTAKDIDEAMLRLEQRRHCDFKLKIGANPVDQDVRHVAAIKEALGDRASVRVDVNQAWDESTAVRGIQVLQDAGIELIEQPIGAREHAGLVRLANRFNVPMLADEAVQDARDGLDLVCGGFSGAFALKIAKSGGIYGVLELAHVAQAAGIGLYGGTLLEGTIGTAASLHAWATLPAMAWGTEMFGPLLLQDDIVVTPLNYTEFGVELPQGAGLGITLDEDKLAHYSRK; this is encoded by the coding sequence ATGTCAACCGTCATCCAACATATTGAGACGTTGCTGGTCGACCTACCGACCATCCGTCCTCACAAACTCTCCATGACCACCATGGCCTGCCAAACCATGGTCATTGTGCGCATGCGCCACTCCGACGGTATCGAAGGGCTTGGCGAAGGCACTACCATTGGCGGCCTGGCCTACGGCCCAGAAAGCCCAGAGAGCATTAAGCGCAATATTGATACTTATCTAGCTCCACTGCTGGTCGGCCAGCCCTCCAACAATGTCCACCAGTTGCGTGCTCGGCTTAACCGCCATGCTCGCGGCAATATGATTGCCAAATCTGCATTAGAAACAGCTCTGTTGGATGCTCAGGGCAAACGCTTGGGATTGAGCGTCGCCGAGCTGCTGGGCGGCGTACGTCAGGATCACTTGCCCGTGCTGTGGACGCTAGCCAGCGGTGATACCGCCAAAGATATTGATGAGGCCATGCTGCGTTTAGAACAGCGTCGGCACTGCGACTTCAAGTTAAAAATTGGTGCTAACCCGGTGGATCAGGACGTGCGTCATGTGGCGGCGATCAAGGAAGCGCTGGGTGATCGAGCCAGCGTGCGAGTTGATGTTAATCAGGCGTGGGATGAATCCACTGCTGTTCGCGGTATTCAGGTGCTACAGGATGCGGGCATCGAGTTAATTGAGCAGCCCATTGGCGCTCGTGAACATGCCGGCCTTGTTCGCTTGGCTAACCGCTTCAATGTGCCGATGCTCGCCGATGAGGCGGTGCAAGATGCCCGCGACGGGCTTGATCTAGTGTGCGGCGGGTTCAGTGGTGCCTTTGCGCTAAAGATCGCCAAATCCGGCGGTATTTACGGGGTACTTGAGCTGGCTCACGTCGCCCAAGCAGCTGGCATTGGCTTATATGGCGGCACCCTGCTGGAAGGCACTATCGGTACGGCTGCCTCTCTACACGCCTGGGCAACGCTGCCAGCAATGGCTTGGGGCACGGAAATGTTCGGCCCGCTGCTGTTGCAAGACGACATCGTCGTTACCCCTCTCAACTACACCGAGTTTGGAGTGGAGTTACCGCAAGGGGCTGGCCTCGGCATCACCCTGGATGAAGATAAGTTGGCGCACTACTCACGTAAGTAA
- a CDS encoding ABC transporter substrate-binding protein, producing MKTNNTTLTSLLGAGFLLAGQLAMAEDGEPVKLGFMLPYTGTYTALGEAITNGLKLAIEQNSGQLGGREVEYVQLDSEANPSKAPQNMSRLVNSDEVDVVIGPVHSGVAMGMLRVAKQTGAITIIPNAGLGAATNELCMPNVFRTSHNMWQDSYPMGKVAYDRGHREMVTITWDYAGGKEDIAAFEEAFTEAGGEIIEQILVPFPSTEFQSYLTQIASLNPDAVYTFFAGGGGVSFVRDYAAAGLKENIPLLGSGFMTEGNLAALGGAGEGVLTTLHYAETLESEENQSFVAAYQEAYGEMPDAYAVHGYDTGAMLIQALDAVEGDSTDRDALIDALAAVELQSPRGSLRFSKSHHPIQNIYLREIRDGRHEVLSVAHELLESPDADCQM from the coding sequence ATGAAAACAAATAATACAACACTGACGTCGTTACTTGGGGCAGGCTTTTTGCTGGCAGGGCAACTTGCGATGGCTGAAGATGGCGAGCCTGTAAAGCTAGGTTTCATGTTGCCCTATACGGGTACCTACACGGCACTGGGCGAGGCTATTACCAATGGTTTGAAACTCGCTATTGAGCAGAATAGTGGACAGCTTGGAGGACGTGAAGTCGAGTATGTCCAGCTTGATTCCGAGGCCAATCCCTCCAAGGCCCCCCAGAATATGAGCCGATTAGTGAACAGTGACGAGGTCGACGTTGTTATTGGCCCTGTCCACTCAGGTGTGGCCATGGGGATGCTCCGCGTGGCCAAGCAAACCGGCGCTATTACCATTATTCCCAATGCTGGTTTGGGGGCAGCAACGAACGAACTTTGCATGCCCAATGTATTTCGTACTTCACATAACATGTGGCAGGACAGTTACCCCATGGGGAAAGTAGCCTATGATCGCGGCCACCGTGAGATGGTAACGATTACCTGGGATTATGCCGGTGGTAAAGAGGATATTGCTGCTTTTGAGGAGGCTTTTACGGAAGCCGGTGGTGAGATTATTGAGCAAATTCTGGTTCCTTTTCCCAGTACTGAGTTTCAAAGTTATTTGACGCAAATAGCCAGCCTCAATCCCGACGCGGTTTATACGTTCTTCGCGGGTGGAGGGGGTGTCAGCTTTGTGCGTGACTACGCTGCAGCCGGACTTAAGGAAAATATTCCCCTGTTGGGCTCTGGCTTTATGACCGAAGGTAATTTGGCAGCATTAGGGGGCGCGGGCGAGGGGGTGTTAACGACGCTACACTACGCTGAAACGCTGGAGAGTGAAGAAAATCAGAGCTTCGTAGCTGCTTATCAAGAGGCTTACGGTGAGATGCCTGATGCTTATGCCGTGCATGGTTATGACACTGGTGCCATGCTCATACAAGCGCTTGATGCAGTAGAAGGTGATTCCACTGACCGCGATGCACTCATTGACGCACTCGCTGCCGTTGAGCTGCAGAGCCCACGTGGATCATTGCGCTTCTCCAAGTCCCACCACCCGATACAAAATATCTACCTGCGTGAGATCCGCGATGGTAGGCACGAAGTATTATCGGTAGCGCATGAGCTACTCGAGTCACCCGATGCTGATTGCCAGATGTAA
- the salA gene encoding salicylate 1-monooxygenase — protein sequence MVANSTVANTQPKRLSIGIVGGGIGGVAFAVALSRDSHLDVQLFEAAPQFSEIGAGVSFGPNAVKAIQLLGLENAYQRIADSSPAPFEDVWFEWRRGSDDTYLTASLAPGVGQSSVHRADFLDAIVANLPEGIAHFGKRCIGVKQEADSATASFDDGTHFTGDVIIGFDGIKSAVRSHVLPPEQYGEITPFWSGTYAYRGMIPTGQLEAALEAKGSEKRLALVPQMYLGKDRHILTFPVKQSQLVNVVAFITDRSIPNPKLPEGEEWVQAVSQEEMLEVFEGWSPACQAILECIPEPTRWALHELPELARYQRDRVLIVGDAAHALVPHQGAGAGQALEDAYVLATLLADASCRSHNVSTVLSAFEQVRHSRTCKVQRTSHEAGDVYEYAGEGIGDYEAELINNLESRFEWLWNHDPHDDVIAAKNSLQFETSENWGVNQKLPI from the coding sequence ATGGTAGCTAACAGCACAGTAGCAAATACACAGCCAAAACGTCTTTCGATTGGCATCGTCGGTGGTGGTATTGGGGGCGTGGCCTTCGCCGTCGCGCTATCTCGAGATAGCCACCTTGATGTACAGCTTTTCGAAGCTGCTCCCCAGTTCTCCGAGATTGGTGCGGGTGTCTCCTTTGGCCCCAATGCGGTAAAAGCCATTCAGCTATTGGGGTTGGAAAACGCTTATCAGCGTATTGCCGATTCCTCACCAGCGCCCTTTGAGGATGTTTGGTTTGAATGGCGGCGTGGTAGCGATGACACTTACTTAACCGCTAGCTTAGCGCCAGGTGTTGGCCAATCCTCGGTGCATCGTGCCGATTTTCTGGATGCCATTGTCGCCAATCTGCCTGAGGGCATCGCCCACTTTGGCAAACGCTGTATAGGCGTTAAGCAAGAAGCCGACAGCGCCACCGCCAGCTTCGACGATGGCACTCACTTTACTGGCGATGTGATCATCGGCTTTGACGGTATTAAGTCTGCGGTGCGCTCTCATGTGCTGCCCCCGGAGCAGTATGGTGAAATTACCCCGTTTTGGAGTGGAACCTACGCTTATCGCGGCATGATCCCCACTGGCCAGCTTGAGGCTGCATTAGAGGCTAAAGGCAGCGAGAAACGGTTAGCGCTAGTCCCCCAGATGTATCTTGGCAAAGATCGCCATATTTTGACCTTCCCGGTTAAGCAGTCCCAACTCGTTAACGTCGTGGCCTTCATTACGGATCGTTCGATACCGAACCCTAAACTGCCCGAAGGCGAAGAGTGGGTTCAAGCCGTCAGCCAGGAGGAAATGCTAGAAGTATTTGAAGGTTGGAGTCCGGCTTGCCAAGCCATTCTTGAATGCATTCCTGAGCCAACGCGCTGGGCGCTGCATGAGTTACCTGAGCTTGCCCGCTACCAGCGCGACCGCGTACTGATCGTTGGCGACGCCGCCCATGCGTTAGTGCCTCACCAGGGGGCGGGGGCCGGTCAGGCGCTGGAGGACGCCTATGTGCTGGCGACTCTGCTGGCGGATGCCAGTTGCCGTAGCCACAACGTGAGCACTGTGTTGTCTGCCTTTGAACAAGTACGCCATAGCCGTACCTGCAAAGTGCAGCGTACCTCCCATGAGGCGGGCGATGTCTACGAATATGCAGGAGAGGGCATCGGCGACTACGAAGCCGAGCTAATTAACAATCTTGAGAGCCGCTTCGAGTGGCTGTGGAATCATGACCCACACGACGATGTGATTGCCGCTAAAAATAGCTTGCAGTTTGAAACAAGCGAGAACTGGGGGGTGAACCAAAAACTACCCATTTAA
- a CDS encoding LysR family transcriptional regulator encodes MEKLANIDLNLLVVFDLLYQEQNTQRVALRLGITQPAVSHALKRLRHLLEDELFERTSQGLQPTPRASRLHPGIADALARMNDTLSLCDDFNPAKSERTFHINMTDIGEIVFLPRLLQHLSRHAPGVSLNTVRSHHNDLKNEMEEGEIDLAVGLIPQLGAGFYQQRLFVQRYVCLMREHHPLAAEEFSLEAFRAAHHAVVVARGTGHGIIEEQLAHAGVARPVRLTLPHFAAVPYIVSSSDLVVTVTDKLAEATRTRFGLAIREHPLTFPEIPINLFWHRRFHQDPGNRWLRGLMFSLFSE; translated from the coding sequence ATGGAGAAACTTGCCAACATTGACCTGAATCTGCTGGTTGTTTTTGACTTGTTGTATCAAGAGCAAAATACACAACGGGTGGCGCTGCGCTTGGGTATCACCCAGCCGGCGGTGAGTCATGCACTGAAGCGTCTACGTCACTTGCTGGAAGACGAACTTTTCGAGCGCACATCGCAAGGCCTGCAACCTACGCCCCGTGCCAGTCGACTTCACCCCGGTATTGCGGATGCGTTGGCACGCATGAACGACACGCTGAGCCTATGCGACGATTTCAACCCCGCGAAGAGTGAGCGCACTTTCCATATCAACATGACCGATATCGGTGAAATAGTATTTCTTCCACGCTTGCTGCAACATCTTTCACGCCATGCGCCGGGGGTTTCACTCAATACCGTGCGCAGCCACCATAATGACCTGAAAAACGAGATGGAGGAGGGAGAGATAGATTTGGCAGTTGGTCTGATCCCGCAACTAGGGGCAGGCTTCTACCAGCAGCGACTGTTTGTACAACGCTACGTTTGCTTAATGCGCGAGCATCACCCCCTCGCTGCGGAGGAGTTTAGCCTTGAGGCGTTTCGCGCAGCGCATCACGCTGTGGTGGTTGCTCGGGGCACGGGGCATGGCATTATCGAAGAGCAGCTTGCGCACGCTGGGGTTGCGCGCCCAGTTCGGTTAACACTGCCGCATTTCGCAGCTGTTCCCTATATCGTCAGCAGCAGCGATCTAGTGGTGACGGTCACCGATAAATTAGCCGAGGCAACGCGAACACGTTTCGGGTTAGCCATTCGTGAGCACCCCCTAACGTTCCCAGAAATCCCGATTAATCTTTTCTGGCACCGTCGCTTTCATCAAGACCCAGGCAACCGCTGGCTGCGTGGGCTGATGTTTTCTCTGTTCTCTGAATAG
- a CDS encoding nuclear transport factor 2 family protein: protein MTNVTVVGDAPEIDEIKRVVQLYVDGFQGGREKLEEAFHKDAWIFAVDADGKLATDLISDRFERWAASHRKVTSRFIAVTQAGEVASVLLGFDNSDNLADSWVDVIALVKVDGIWKITNKTAAHSTRAAWAKPSS, encoded by the coding sequence ATGACCAATGTTACTGTCGTAGGTGATGCACCTGAGATCGACGAGATCAAACGCGTTGTGCAGCTATATGTCGATGGCTTTCAAGGCGGTCGAGAAAAGCTGGAGGAGGCGTTTCATAAGGACGCGTGGATTTTTGCTGTGGATGCTGATGGTAAGTTGGCAACCGACCTAATCAGCGACCGTTTCGAGCGCTGGGCGGCTAGCCACCGTAAAGTGACGAGCCGCTTTATTGCTGTCACCCAGGCGGGAGAGGTCGCCAGCGTATTGCTAGGCTTTGATAATAGCGACAACCTGGCGGATTCCTGGGTCGATGTGATTGCCTTGGTAAAGGTTGACGGCATCTGGAAAATTACCAATAAAACGGCAGCCCATAGCACCCGCGCCGCTTGGGCGAAGCCGAGCTCCTAG
- a CDS encoding 3-keto-5-aminohexanoate cleavage protein — MSQPCIICVAITGSLPRKENNPAVPITVEEQIESTQAAFEAGATIAHCHVRNDDQTPSSDPEKFGRLMEGLKKHCPGMIIQLSTGGRSGAGEARGGMLPLKPDMASLSVGSNNFPNRVYENPPQLVEWLADEMLKYDVKPEIEAFDLSHIHQAVALSKQGKLKAPLYVQFVMGVKNSMPADKPTFDFYIETLKRLAPDAQWCGAGIGASQYLLNEWSIAAGGHTRTGLEDNVRLDSETLAPSNAALVERTVALCEKYQRPVATWQQAREMLGL; from the coding sequence ATGTCCCAGCCCTGTATTATCTGTGTCGCTATCACCGGCAGCCTGCCACGCAAAGAGAACAACCCTGCCGTGCCCATCACGGTTGAAGAGCAGATTGAAAGTACTCAGGCGGCTTTCGAGGCGGGGGCTACTATCGCTCACTGCCACGTGCGTAACGATGACCAAACGCCTTCCTCTGACCCGGAGAAGTTTGGCCGGCTGATGGAAGGGCTCAAGAAGCACTGCCCCGGCATGATTATTCAGCTTTCTACCGGCGGGCGATCTGGCGCTGGCGAGGCACGCGGCGGCATGCTGCCGCTAAAGCCCGACATGGCAAGTCTCTCGGTGGGCTCCAACAATTTCCCCAATCGTGTTTACGAGAATCCGCCCCAGTTGGTGGAGTGGCTTGCCGATGAGATGCTCAAGTACGACGTAAAGCCTGAAATCGAAGCGTTTGATCTGTCGCATATCCATCAGGCGGTTGCACTCTCCAAGCAGGGAAAGCTGAAAGCACCGCTTTATGTGCAGTTTGTCATGGGCGTTAAGAATTCGATGCCAGCGGACAAGCCAACGTTTGATTTCTATATCGAGACGCTCAAGCGGCTGGCGCCGGATGCACAGTGGTGCGGCGCAGGTATTGGCGCCAGCCAATACCTTCTTAATGAGTGGTCTATCGCCGCTGGTGGCCACACCCGTACCGGGCTTGAAGATAACGTGCGCCTGGATAGCGAAACGCTGGCGCCTTCCAACGCGGCGTTGGTCGAGCGCACCGTCGCCCTATGCGAAAAGTACCAGCGACCAGTGGCTACCTGGCAACAGGCGCGTGAGATGCTTGGGTTATAA
- a CDS encoding SLC13 family permease has product MSQTTVAVEQTPYAEASAFKPISLVMGIVIGLGVFFLLPEMIAFNARLVAGIAMLMATWWMTEAIPIPVTSLLPLVLFPFFDIASVGATASPYAHSIAFLVLGGVLLGLATQRWNLHRRFALLTVLTVGTKPAQIVFGLMFASWFITMWVSNTATAVIMVPIGGSIIALVKSLGNGDDTPKFSASVLLGIAYAITIGSMATLIGQPPMALMRAYMEDTHGLSIGFGHWMLVGVPFSFTMLMLAWFVLNKLVFRSEVESIQGGRAMIETELKGMGRLSPEESRVLMVFAGAVFCWVFLPLIARIPVVQSALPWLGNINDTSVAILSAILMFVIPASNGKGALLEWSATRDVPWGVLILFGGGLTLSAQFTATGLSAWVGESVSGLSDLPPILILAITAIVIILLTELTSNTATAAAFFPIMGSIAVGLGIEPFLMTIVVTFAVSCAFMLPVATPSNAVAFATGDLPIKNMIRAGIWLNIIGLLVIMVALYTIVPLVFDVSF; this is encoded by the coding sequence ATGTCGCAAACCACCGTGGCCGTTGAACAAACGCCCTACGCTGAAGCTTCTGCTTTCAAACCAATCTCGCTCGTCATGGGCATTGTCATTGGCTTGGGTGTTTTCTTCCTTTTACCCGAAATGATAGCCTTCAACGCTCGTCTTGTAGCAGGCATTGCTATGCTGATGGCCACCTGGTGGATGACAGAGGCGATTCCCATTCCTGTCACGTCGCTGTTGCCGCTTGTACTGTTCCCTTTTTTCGATATTGCCTCGGTCGGAGCGACCGCCTCGCCCTATGCTCACAGCATTGCCTTTCTAGTATTGGGTGGCGTACTGCTGGGCTTGGCAACGCAGCGCTGGAATTTACATCGTCGCTTCGCGTTACTGACGGTGCTCACCGTGGGTACTAAACCCGCTCAAATTGTCTTCGGTCTGATGTTCGCAAGCTGGTTCATCACCATGTGGGTGAGCAATACAGCAACCGCAGTGATTATGGTGCCAATCGGTGGCTCGATCATTGCGTTAGTGAAGTCGCTGGGTAACGGTGATGACACGCCCAAGTTTTCTGCCTCTGTGCTACTGGGCATTGCCTATGCCATCACCATCGGCTCCATGGCCACATTGATCGGCCAGCCGCCGATGGCGCTAATGCGGGCCTACATGGAAGACACCCACGGGCTTAGCATCGGTTTTGGCCACTGGATGCTGGTGGGTGTGCCGTTCTCATTCACCATGCTAATGCTGGCTTGGTTTGTGCTTAACAAACTGGTGTTCCGCTCGGAAGTCGAGAGCATCCAGGGTGGCCGGGCGATGATCGAGACAGAGCTCAAGGGAATGGGCCGACTATCGCCTGAAGAGTCACGTGTATTGATGGTTTTTGCCGGGGCAGTGTTCTGCTGGGTATTCCTGCCGTTAATCGCGAGAATTCCTGTCGTGCAGAGTGCGCTGCCGTGGTTGGGTAACATCAACGATACCAGCGTGGCGATTCTCTCGGCGATTCTGATGTTTGTGATTCCTGCCTCTAATGGAAAAGGGGCGTTGCTGGAGTGGTCGGCTACCCGAGACGTGCCCTGGGGGGTACTGATTTTGTTTGGCGGTGGCCTAACACTCTCTGCCCAGTTCACCGCCACTGGCTTGAGTGCATGGGTTGGCGAGAGCGTCTCGGGATTATCGGACTTACCTCCGATTCTGATCCTAGCCATCACTGCTATCGTCATTATCCTATTGACCGAGCTAACCAGTAACACGGCGACGGCGGCTGCCTTCTTCCCGATTATGGGATCTATTGCCGTGGGACTGGGTATCGAACCTTTTCTGATGACCATCGTGGTTACCTTTGCCGTGAGCTGCGCCTTTATGTTGCCCGTGGCGACACCTTCCAATGCAGTGGCTTTCGCGACCGGGGATCTTCCCATCAAAAACATGATTCGGGCAGGCATCTGGCTCAATATCATCGGCTTGCTGGTGATTATGGTTGCGCTCTACACCATCGTTCCCCTGGTATTCGATGTCTCTTTCTAA
- a CDS encoding TRAP transporter substrate-binding protein, which yields MTTKSLKHLTTTARIIPLAAAIAAAAVGTAHASERLDVASAYSTQNLFGQSAKNISERIKMMSSGEFEFAVHDPGELVPPFEIFNSVSSGAIPAGWTSIAYLSGNLPIANLYGALPFSPPAEAVFSWTSAGEGSELLQKALDPYNVKFLACSYLPQEPGGWFNKEINSTDDLNGLSMRISGLGAQVLNKFGASTQLIPGNEVYLSLERGRVDAAEFSIPQVDSAMGLDEIAEYYYFPGWQQGAGWLALLINQSVWDGYSDSQRGQISTACQANIQKEADEVIPAQVETLRELEESGVKIRRFPDEVLNALHDSWDEVRSELVAESPEFDEAYTSLMEHAEKMQQWHDLQTLPSKTDVQGD from the coding sequence ATGACTACAAAGAGCCTTAAACACTTAACAACCACCGCACGCATTATCCCGCTGGCAGCCGCTATAGCGGCGGCAGCAGTAGGTACTGCACACGCCAGCGAAAGGCTAGATGTCGCGAGCGCCTACTCTACTCAGAACCTGTTTGGCCAGAGCGCCAAGAACATCTCCGAAAGAATCAAAATGATGTCGTCAGGTGAGTTTGAGTTCGCCGTCCATGATCCGGGCGAACTCGTACCTCCGTTTGAGATCTTCAACTCTGTCTCGTCTGGTGCCATCCCCGCCGGCTGGACCAGCATCGCCTATCTTTCCGGCAACTTGCCCATTGCCAATCTCTATGGCGCTCTACCCTTTAGCCCACCCGCAGAGGCAGTGTTCTCCTGGACGTCTGCTGGCGAAGGAAGCGAGCTGTTGCAGAAGGCGCTGGACCCTTATAACGTCAAGTTCCTGGCTTGCTCCTACCTACCCCAAGAGCCAGGCGGCTGGTTCAACAAGGAAATCAACAGCACCGATGACTTGAACGGCCTGTCGATGCGAATCTCTGGGCTGGGCGCACAGGTTCTAAACAAATTCGGCGCTTCAACACAATTGATTCCCGGGAACGAAGTCTACCTCTCGCTTGAGCGTGGTCGGGTTGATGCCGCCGAGTTCTCGATTCCCCAAGTTGATAGTGCGATGGGCTTGGACGAGATTGCCGAGTATTACTATTTCCCCGGCTGGCAGCAAGGGGCAGGCTGGCTTGCACTGCTCATCAACCAGAGCGTCTGGGACGGATACAGCGATTCTCAGCGTGGGCAGATCAGTACCGCTTGTCAGGCCAATATCCAGAAAGAGGCTGATGAGGTGATCCCGGCCCAGGTAGAGACGCTACGTGAACTGGAAGAGAGTGGCGTCAAGATCCGCCGATTCCCTGATGAGGTTCTCAATGCCCTACACGATAGTTGGGATGAAGTGCGCAGCGAACTAGTGGCTGAGAGTCCCGAGTTCGACGAAGCGTACACATCACTAATGGAGCATGCCGAAAAGATGCAGCAGTGGCATGACCTCCAAACCCTTCCTAGCAAAACAGATGTCCAAGGGGACTGA
- a CDS encoding TRAP transporter small permease subunit, translating to MTTTPLAPWRERGAAVSSALSRPLVGMGLLVGRVTSWLVLLVMAAVLLTVLLNATGINEIARWNDKVLLFGNALTINSITELQWHLFGVLTLFGGTYALHHDTHVRVDLIYHRLSPSHRAMVDVIGHLVLLIPFCLLVAWLSKHFVTMSFLTGEKSNYGGLTDRYLIKAILPISLVFLALGALGQVFEKLTIILDPRKAETDHEVNNG from the coding sequence ATGACTACGACCCCTCTCGCCCCTTGGCGTGAGCGTGGCGCTGCGGTCTCTTCCGCCCTGTCTCGACCCTTGGTCGGGATGGGGCTGTTGGTAGGTCGCGTCACCAGCTGGCTGGTATTGCTGGTGATGGCGGCTGTCCTGTTGACCGTACTGCTCAACGCTACTGGCATCAACGAGATTGCTCGCTGGAACGATAAGGTGCTCCTTTTCGGAAATGCCCTGACCATCAACAGCATCACTGAGCTTCAGTGGCACCTTTTCGGTGTCTTGACACTGTTCGGAGGCACCTACGCCCTACATCACGATACCCATGTGCGTGTCGATCTGATTTATCACCGCTTATCGCCTAGTCATCGCGCCATGGTTGATGTGATCGGTCACTTGGTGTTGCTGATTCCCTTTTGTCTGCTGGTCGCTTGGCTTTCTAAGCACTTCGTGACGATGTCCTTCTTGACAGGGGAGAAATCGAACTACGGGGGACTCACGGATCGCTATCTGATCAAGGCCATACTTCCCATCTCTCTGGTTTTCTTAGCCTTGGGAGCCCTTGGTCAAGTATTCGAGAAGCTAACCATCATCCTTGACCCGCGAAAAGCGGAGACAGATCACGAGGTCAACAATGGCTGA
- a CDS encoding TRAP transporter large permease, protein MAEFISEYYLAMLMVVSLLAGIFTGYPVAFLLGGLGIIFAFIGGIPVPFLATVGSRIYGGVVENWLMIAIPLFVFMGLMLESSGVARRLLLTLQRVFGRTPGGLAISVAILGVVMAASTGIIGASVVMLGLLALPVMVRQGYHPEMACGVIAASGTLGILIPPSIMLVLMGSILQVSVGGLFKAALIPGLLLGALYVAYLLIIARIKPHWAPLPDLDATDTDTSPLMLALARDLFGPCVLIFAVLGSIMAGIATPTEAAAIGALGSVILALLMRSISWNTLSKTVQETARTSAMILFVVIGATSFSVVFKRLGGDYMIEALITGTGLGPYGLLLLIMGLIFVLGFFLEWIEISFVVLPLVAPVVEILDFGLGLSSQAILIWFAILVAINLQTSFLTPPFGYALFYLKGITEGKIGIGTIYRSIIPFVLLQITGLALCIFFPAIALWLPGLLP, encoded by the coding sequence ATGGCTGAATTCATCAGTGAATATTATTTGGCGATGTTGATGGTGGTATCGCTGCTGGCCGGTATTTTTACTGGTTATCCTGTAGCGTTCCTGTTAGGCGGGCTAGGCATTATTTTCGCCTTCATCGGCGGCATTCCCGTTCCTTTCTTGGCCACAGTAGGATCACGTATCTACGGTGGTGTGGTCGAGAATTGGTTGATGATCGCCATCCCGCTCTTCGTGTTTATGGGCCTAATGCTTGAGAGTTCCGGCGTGGCGAGGCGATTGCTACTAACCTTGCAGCGTGTATTCGGGCGGACGCCCGGTGGACTCGCCATTTCTGTAGCTATTCTGGGTGTAGTGATGGCTGCCAGTACGGGCATTATTGGTGCGTCAGTGGTTATGCTTGGTCTTCTAGCGTTACCCGTGATGGTGCGGCAAGGTTATCACCCGGAGATGGCCTGTGGGGTGATAGCGGCTTCCGGTACGCTTGGGATTCTCATCCCACCTTCCATCATGCTGGTTCTCATGGGCTCGATACTTCAAGTATCGGTAGGAGGCTTGTTCAAAGCCGCACTAATTCCCGGGCTGTTGCTCGGCGCCCTCTATGTTGCTTACCTATTGATCATCGCTCGTATCAAGCCCCATTGGGCGCCGCTGCCGGACCTCGACGCCACTGACACCGACACATCTCCTCTCATGTTAGCCTTGGCGCGGGACCTGTTTGGCCCATGCGTGTTGATCTTCGCCGTACTGGGTTCAATCATGGCAGGGATAGCTACACCGACGGAGGCGGCGGCAATCGGTGCACTGGGCAGTGTGATCCTTGCGCTGCTAATGCGCAGTATTAGTTGGAACACACTTAGTAAAACCGTACAGGAGACCGCCCGCACATCGGCGATGATTCTGTTCGTCGTGATCGGTGCTACCAGTTTTTCTGTCGTCTTCAAGCGGTTGGGTGGTGATTACATGATCGAGGCCTTGATCACTGGTACGGGGCTTGGGCCCTATGGTTTGCTACTGCTGATCATGGGCTTGATCTTTGTGCTTGGTTTCTTTCTGGAATGGATTGAGATCAGCTTCGTGGTTCTTCCCCTAGTAGCTCCGGTGGTAGAAATACTGGATTTCGGGTTGGGACTAAGCAGTCAAGCCATTCTGATTTGGTTTGCCATTTTGGTCGCCATAAACCTACAAACGAGTTTTCTCACACCGCCCTTTGGCTATGCGCTGTTCTACCTTAAGGGAATTACGGAAGGTAAGATCGGAATCGGCACTATTTATCGTTCGATCATCCCGTTCGTCCTTCTTCAGATCACTGGGTTGGCTCTGTGCATATTCTTCCCTGCAATAGCGCTCTGGTTACCTGGTTTGTTGCCATGA